A DNA window from Setaria viridis chromosome 2, Setaria_viridis_v4.0, whole genome shotgun sequence contains the following coding sequences:
- the LOC117843736 gene encoding ferredoxin-dependent glutamate synthase, chloroplastic isoform X1 → MATLPRAAPTTAAALLPLPRAAPPLLLAGRAAAARRSRLRARGPSSAAARRSWVVASSSSARAVLGGVARREASPAPQKPTQQAADLNDILSERGACGVGFVANLKNEPSFNIVRDALMALGCMEHRGGCGADNDSGDGSGLMSGIPWDLFDDWANKQGLAPFDRKSTGVGMVFLPQDEKSMEEAKAAIEKVFADEGLEVLGWRTVPFNVSVVGRYAKETMPNIQQIFVKVAKEDNPDDIERELYICRKLIERAAKSSSWADELYFCSLSSRTIVYKGMLRSEVLGQFYLDLQNELYKSPFAIYHRRYSTNTSPRWPLAQPMRLLGHNGEINTIQGNLNWMRSREATVQSPVWRGREHEIRPFGDPRASDSANLDSTAELLLRSGRSPAEALMILVPEAYKNHPTLLIKYPEVIDFYDYYKGQMEAWDGPALLLFSDGRTVGATLDRNGLRPARYWRTSDDFVYVASEVGVIPMDESKVVMKGRLGPGMMITVDLQTGQVLENTAVKKNVASSNPYGTWLQERMRSIKPVNFLSSTIMDNETVLRHQQAFGYSSEDVQMVIESMASQGKEPTFCMGDDIPLAVLSQKPHLLYDYFKQRFAQVTNPAIDPLREGLVMSLEVNIGKRGNILEVGPENADQVALSSPVLNEGELESLLKDSKLKPKVLSTYFDIRKGLDGSLDSTIKALCEEADAAVRSGCQLLVLSDRSEAPEPTRPAIPILLAVGAIHQHLIQNGLRMSASIVADTAQCFSTHHFACLIGYGASAVCPYLALETCRQWRLSNKTVNLMRNGKMPTVTIEQAQRNFIKAVKSGLLKILSKMGISLLSSYCGAQIFEIYGLGQEVVDLAFCGSVSKIGGLTLDELGRETLSFWVKAFSEDTAKRLENFGFIQSRPGGEYHANNPEMSKLLHKAIREKSDNAYTVYQQHLASRPVNVLRDLLELKSDRAPIPIGKVEPATSIVERFCTGGMSLGAISRETHEAIAIAMNRIGGKSNSGEGGEDPIRWNPLTDVVDGYSSTLPHLKGLQNGDTATSAIKQVASGRFGVTPTFLVNAEQIEIKIAQGAKPGEGGQLPGKKVSAYIARLRNSKPGVPLISPPPHHDIYSIEDLAQLIYDLHQINPKAKVSVKLVAEAGIGTVASGVSKANADIIQISGHDGGTGASPISSIKHAGGPWELGLTETNQTLIQNGLRERVVLRVDGGFRSGQDVLMAAAMGADEYGFGSVAMIATGCVMARICHTNNCPVGVASQVVATQINLAFLLLDCLLYTMPLQREELRARFPGVPGDLVNYFLFVAEEVRAALAQLGYEKLDDIIGRTDLLKPKHVSLVKTQHIDLGYLLSNAGLPEWSSSKIRSQDVHTNGPVLDETILADPEIADAIENEKEVSKTFQIYNVDRAVCARVAGVIAKKYGDTGFAGQLNITFNGSAGQSFGCFLTPGMNVRLVGEANDYVGKGMAGGELVVVPVDKTGFVPEDATIVGNTCLYGATGGRVFVRGKAGERFAVRNSLGQAVVEGTGDHCLEYMTGGCVVVLGKVGRNVAAGMTGGLAYILDEDDTLVPKVNKEIVKMQRVNAPAGQMQLKGLIEAYVEKTGSEKGAAVLREWEAYLPLFWQLVPPSEEDSPEACAEFERVLAKQATTQLSAT, encoded by the exons ATGGCCACGctcccgcgcgcggcgccgaccacggccgccgcgctcctcccgctgccccgcgccgcgccgccgctgctgctcgcggggagggccgccgccgcgcgccgctccaGGCTGCGGGCGCGGGGCCCGTCCTCCGCGGCCGCGAGGCGGAGCTGGGTCGTTGCCTCATCCTCGTCCGCCCGCGCCGTGCTCGGCGGCGTCGCCCGGCGGGAGGCCTCACCCGCGCCGCAGAAGCCCACGCAGCAG GCTGCGGATTTGAACGATATATTATCTGAACGTGGAGCTTGTGGTGTTGGGTTCGTCGCAAATTTGAAAAATGAGCCTTCGTTCAACATTGTTCGCGATGCTCTAATGGCTCTTGGGTGCATGGAGCACCGGGGTGGTTGTGGAGCAGACAATGACTCCGGTGATGGGTCAGGATTGATGAGTGGTATTCCATGGGACTTGTTTGATGACTGGGCCAACAAGCAAGGACTTGCTCCCTTTGACAGAAAAAGTACTGGTGTAGGCATGGTCTTCCTTCCACAAGATGAGAAGTCCATGGAAGAAGCCAAAGCTG CAATTGAAAAGGTTTTCGCGGATGAGGGCCTTGAGGTTCTTGGCTGGAGAACTGTTCCTTTTAATGTATCAGTGGTTGGTCGTTATGCAAAAGAAACCATGCCTAATATACAACAAATATTTGTGAAAGTTGCAAAGGAAGATAATCCTGATGACATAGAGAGAGAACTATACATCTGCCGAAAGCTGATAGAGCGGGCTGCAAAATCTTCCAGTTGGGCAGATGAACTTTATTTCTGCTCTTTGTCAAGCAGAACAATTGTCTACAAAGGAATGCTTCGATCTGAGGTTCTTGGGCAGTTCTATTTGGACCTTCAGAATGAACTGTATAAATCTCCTTTTGCCATTTATCATCGAAGATACAGTACAAATACAAGTCCTAGATGGCCTCTTGCTCAACCTATGAGGTTACTTGGACACAACGGAGAGATTAACACAATACAG GGAAACTTGAACTGGATGCGATCAAGGGAAGCCACAGTACAGTCTCCTGTGTGGCGAGGTCGTGAGCATGAAATTCGCCCATTTGGTGACCCTAGAGCATCTGATTCAGCAAATCTTGACAGTACTGCTGAA TTACTGCTAAGAAGTGGTAGAAGTCCTGCTGAAGCTCTTATGATTCTCGTACCTGAGGCATACAAGAACCATCCAACACTATTGATAAAATACCCAGAG GTAATTGACTTTTATGACTACTACAAAGGACAAATGGAGGCTTGGGATGGACCTGCTTTACTCCTATTTAG tgATGGAAGGACAGTAGGAGCAACTCTTGATAGGAATGGGCTCCGTCCAGCACGCTATTGGAGAACATCAGATGACTTCGTTTATGTTGCATCTGAG GTTGGTGTTATACCGATGGACGAGTCGAAGGTAGTAATGAAAGGAAGATTAGGCCCTGGAATGATGATAACTGTTGACCTACAGACTGGACAG GTGCTTGAAAACACAGCAGTAAAGAAAAATGTAGCTTCATCAAATCCCTACGGAACTTGGTTGCAAGAACGCATGCGTTCAATAAAGCCTGTCAACTTCCTCTCCTCAACCATCATGGACAATGAGACTGTATTGAGACATCAACA GGCATTTGGCTATTCAAGTGAAGATGTGCAAATGGTGATTGAATCTATGGCTTCACAAGGAAAGGAACCAACATTTTGTATGGGCGATGACATTCCATTAGCTGTGTTGTCACAAAAGCCACACTTGTTATATGATTATTTCAAGCAGCGGTTTGCTCAG GTTACAAATCCTGCAATTGATCCACTAAGAGAAGGCTTAGTTATGTCTCTTGAAGTTAATATCGGTAAAAGAGGCAACATCTTGGAGGTTGGACCTGAAAATGCTGATCAG GTTGCCCTATCAAGCCCTGTGCTAAATGAAGGTGAACTAGAATCACTTTTGAAAGACTCAAAACTGAAGCCCAAAGTACTCTCAACGTACTTTGACATTCGTAAAGGTCTAGATGGTTCCCTTGATAGTACAATTAAGGCTCTTTGTGAGGAAGCGGATGCTGCTGTGCGGAGTGGTTGTCAACTTCTTGTGCTTTCTGACCGTTCTGAAGCACCT GAACCAACTCGGCCTGCAATACCAATTCTTCTGGCTGTTGGTGCCATCCACCAGCATTTGATTCAGAATGGACTTCGTATGTCTGCTTCTATTGTTGCTGATACTGCTCAGTGTTTCAGCACGCATCACTTTGCGTGTCTGATCGGATATGGTGCTAG TGCTGTGTGTCCTTATCTGGCACTAGAAACATGCCGGCAATGGAGGCTGAGCAACAAAACTGTTAATTTGATGCGGAATGGGAAGATGCCAACGGTGACTATTGAGCAGGCACAAAGAAACTTTATCAAG GCTGTAAAATCTGGCCTGCTCAAGATACTTTCAAAAATGGGTATCTCACTGCTATCAAG CTATTGTGGAGCTCAGATCTTTGAAATTTATGGTCTTGGTCAAGAAGTCGTCGATCTTGCCTTCTGTGGAAGTGTATCCAAAATTGGAGGGCTCACACTTGATGAG CTGGGTAGAGAAACCTTATCATTCTGGGTGAAGGCATTCTCAGAAGATACCGCGAAGAGACTAGAAAACTTTGGATTTATCCAATCCAGACCTGGAG GGGAATACCATGCAAATAATCCTGAGATGTCAAAGCTGCTGCACAAAGCAATTCGTGAAAAAAGTGATAATGCGTACACTGTCTACCAACAACACCTTGCAAGCCGTCCTGTCAAT GTCCTTCGAGATCTTCTTGAATTGAAGAGTGATCGTGCACCTATTCCTATTGGTAAAGTTGAGCCTGCAACCTCCATTGTTGAACGTTTTTGTACAGGTGGAATGTCCCTAGGAGCCATTTCAAGAGAAACACATGAAGCTATTGCAATTGCGATGAATAGGATAGGTGGAAAATCTAACTCAGGAGAAGGTGGTGAG GACCCTATCCGTTGGAATCCTCTCACAGATGTGGTAGATGGATATTCCTCGACACTTCCGCATCTCAAAGGTCTTCAGAACGGTGACACCGCCACAAGTGCCATCAAGCAG GTTGCATCTGGGCGTTTTGGAGTTACACCTACATTTTTAGTAAACGCTGAGCAAATTGAGATAAAGATTGCGCAAGGTGCAAAGCCTGGTGAAGGTGGTCAACTTCCTGGGAAAAAAGTCAGCGCATACATTGCTCGCCTAAGGAATTCCAAACCTGGAGTTCCTCTTATATCTCCACCTCCACACCATGACATCTATTCCATCGAGGATCTTGCACAGTTGATTTATGACCTCCATCAG ATCAATCCTAAAGCCAAGGTGTCCGTAAAGCTTGTAGCAGAAGCTGGAATTGGCACTGTAGCTTCTGGAGTTTCAAAGGCAAATGCAGACATAATTCAG ATATCAGGTCATGATGGTGGTACTGGAGCTAGCCCAATCAGCTCAATCAAACACGCTGGGGGTCCTTGGGAACTTGGTCTTACAGAAACGAATCAG ACACTCATACAAAATGGATTGAGAGAGAGGGTGGTACTTAGGGTGGACGGTGGATTCAGGAGTGGTCAAGATGTTcttatggctgctgccatgggTGCTGATGAATATGGTTTTGGTTCTGTAGCTATGATAGCTACTGGATGTGTCATGGCACGCATTTGCCACACAAACAATTGCCCAGTTGGAGTTGCTAGTCAGGTAGTAGCAACACAAATTAATTTGGCCTTCCTCTTATTGGACTGTCTCTTATATACAATGCCCTTGCAGAGAGAAGAGCTTCGTGCCAGGTTTCCTGGTGTTCCTGGTGATCTTGTTAACTACTTCCTCTTTGTTGCAGAGGAG GTACGAGCTGCATTAGCCCAGTTGGGTTATGAGAAGCTGGATGATATCATCGGGCGAACAGATTTGCTTAAACCAAAGCATGTCTCTTTGGTGAAAACACAGCACATTGATCTTGGATACCTCTTATCT AATGCTGGATTGCCTGAATGGAGCAGCTCCAAGATTAGGAGCCAGGACGTCCACACTAATGGCCCTGTTCTTGATGAGACGATCCTTGCCGATCCAGAG ATAGCTGATGCGATTGAGAATGAGAAAGAGGTTTCCAAGACGTTTCAAATTTATAATGTTGATAGAGCTGTATGCGCAAGAGTAGCGGGTGTGATTGCCAAGAAGTATGGAGACACGGGCTTTGCAGGGCAGCTCAACATCAC GTTCAATGGAAGTGCAGGACAGTCTTTTGGTTGTTTTCTGACTCCTGGAATGAACGTCCGGCTAGTTGGAGAGGCCAACGATTATGTGGGAAAG GGTATGGCTGGTGGAGAACTGGTGGTGGTTCCTGTAGATAAAACAGGATTTGTTCCTGAGGATGCTACAATAGTTGGAAACACTTGTTTGTATGGAGCAACAGGTGGTCGAGTGTTTGTGAGAGGCAAGGCAGGAGAGAGATTTGCAGTTAGGAACTCTCTAGGCCAAGCAGTGGTTGAGGGCACTGGAGATCACTGCTTGGAGTACATGACTGGTGGTTGTGTAGTTGTACTTGGCAA GGTTGGGAGGAACGTTGCAGCTGGAATGACTGGTGGCCTTGCCTACATTCTGGATGAGGATGATACACTTGTCCCAAAG GTTAACAAGGAAATCGTCAAGATGCAGAGAGTGAATGCTCCGGCTGGGCAGATGCAGCTGAAGGGCTTGATCGAGGCTTATGTT GAAAAAACGGGCAGCGAGAAGGGCGCCGCAGTTTTGAGGGAATGGGAGGCATATTTGCCGCTCTTCTGGCAACTGGTACCGCCCAGCGAAGAAGACTCGCCTGAGGCTTGCGCAGAGTTCGAGAGAGTACTTGCCAAGCAAGCAACCACACAACTGTCTGCGACGTGA
- the LOC117843736 gene encoding ferredoxin-dependent glutamate synthase, chloroplastic isoform X2 encodes MATLPRAAPTTAAALLPLPRAAPPLLLAGRAAAARRSRLRARGPSSAAARRSWVVASSSSARAVLGGVARREASPAPQKPTQQAADLNDILSERGACGVGFVANLKNEPSFNIVRDALMALGCMEHRGGCGADNDSGDGSGLMSGIPWDLFDDWANKQGLAPFDRKSTGVGMVFLPQDEKSMEEAKAAIEKVFADEGLEVLGWRTVPFNVSVVGRYAKETMPNIQQIFVKVAKEDNPDDIERELYICRKLIERAAKSSSWADELYFCSLSSRTIVYKGMLRSEVLGQFYLDLQNELYKSPFAIYHRRYSTNTSPRWPLAQPMRLLGHNGEINTIQGNLNWMRSREATVQSPVWRGREHEIRPFGDPRASDSANLDSTAELLLRSGRSPAEALMILVPEAYKNHPTLLIKYPEVIDFYDYYKGQMEAWDGPALLLFSDGRTVGATLDRNGLRPARYWRTSDDFVYVASEVGVIPMDESKVVMKGRLGPGMMITVDLQTGQVLENTAVKKNVASSNPYGTWLQERMRSIKPVNFLSSTIMDNETVLRHQQAFGYSSEDVQMVIESMASQGKEPTFCMGDDIPLAVLSQKPHLLYDYFKQRFAQVTNPAIDPLREGLVMSLEVNIGKRGNILEVGPENADQVALSSPVLNEGELESLLKDSKLKPKVLSTYFDIRKGLDGSLDSTIKALCEEADAAVRSGCQLLVLSDRSEAPEPTRPAIPILLAVGAIHQHLIQNGLRMSASIVADTAQCFSTHHFACLIGYGASAVCPYLALETCRQWRLSNKTVNLMRNGKMPTVTIEQAQRNFIKAVKSGLLKILSKMGISLLSSYCGAQIFEIYGLGQEVVDLAFCGSVSKIGGLTLDELGRETLSFWVKAFSEDTAKRLENFGFIQSRPGGEYHANNPEMSKLLHKAIREKSDNAYTVYQQHLASRPVNVLRDLLELKSDRAPIPIGKVEPATSIVERFCTGGMSLGAISRETHEAIAIAMNRIGGKSNSGEGGEDPIRWNPLTDVVDGYSSTLPHLKGLQNGDTATSAIKQVASGRFGVTPTFLVNAEQIEIKIAQGAKPGEGGQLPGKKVSAYIARLRNSKPGVPLISPPPHHDIYSIEDLAQLIYDLHQINPKAKVSVKLVAEAGIGTVASGVSKANADIIQISGHDGGTGASPISSIKHAGGPWELGLTETNQTLIQNGLRERVVLRVDGGFRSGQDVLMAAAMGADEYGFGSVAMIATGCVMARICHTNNCPVGVASQREELRARFPGVPGDLVNYFLFVAEEVRAALAQLGYEKLDDIIGRTDLLKPKHVSLVKTQHIDLGYLLSNAGLPEWSSSKIRSQDVHTNGPVLDETILADPEIADAIENEKEVSKTFQIYNVDRAVCARVAGVIAKKYGDTGFAGQLNITFNGSAGQSFGCFLTPGMNVRLVGEANDYVGKGMAGGELVVVPVDKTGFVPEDATIVGNTCLYGATGGRVFVRGKAGERFAVRNSLGQAVVEGTGDHCLEYMTGGCVVVLGKVGRNVAAGMTGGLAYILDEDDTLVPKVNKEIVKMQRVNAPAGQMQLKGLIEAYVEKTGSEKGAAVLREWEAYLPLFWQLVPPSEEDSPEACAEFERVLAKQATTQLSAT; translated from the exons ATGGCCACGctcccgcgcgcggcgccgaccacggccgccgcgctcctcccgctgccccgcgccgcgccgccgctgctgctcgcggggagggccgccgccgcgcgccgctccaGGCTGCGGGCGCGGGGCCCGTCCTCCGCGGCCGCGAGGCGGAGCTGGGTCGTTGCCTCATCCTCGTCCGCCCGCGCCGTGCTCGGCGGCGTCGCCCGGCGGGAGGCCTCACCCGCGCCGCAGAAGCCCACGCAGCAG GCTGCGGATTTGAACGATATATTATCTGAACGTGGAGCTTGTGGTGTTGGGTTCGTCGCAAATTTGAAAAATGAGCCTTCGTTCAACATTGTTCGCGATGCTCTAATGGCTCTTGGGTGCATGGAGCACCGGGGTGGTTGTGGAGCAGACAATGACTCCGGTGATGGGTCAGGATTGATGAGTGGTATTCCATGGGACTTGTTTGATGACTGGGCCAACAAGCAAGGACTTGCTCCCTTTGACAGAAAAAGTACTGGTGTAGGCATGGTCTTCCTTCCACAAGATGAGAAGTCCATGGAAGAAGCCAAAGCTG CAATTGAAAAGGTTTTCGCGGATGAGGGCCTTGAGGTTCTTGGCTGGAGAACTGTTCCTTTTAATGTATCAGTGGTTGGTCGTTATGCAAAAGAAACCATGCCTAATATACAACAAATATTTGTGAAAGTTGCAAAGGAAGATAATCCTGATGACATAGAGAGAGAACTATACATCTGCCGAAAGCTGATAGAGCGGGCTGCAAAATCTTCCAGTTGGGCAGATGAACTTTATTTCTGCTCTTTGTCAAGCAGAACAATTGTCTACAAAGGAATGCTTCGATCTGAGGTTCTTGGGCAGTTCTATTTGGACCTTCAGAATGAACTGTATAAATCTCCTTTTGCCATTTATCATCGAAGATACAGTACAAATACAAGTCCTAGATGGCCTCTTGCTCAACCTATGAGGTTACTTGGACACAACGGAGAGATTAACACAATACAG GGAAACTTGAACTGGATGCGATCAAGGGAAGCCACAGTACAGTCTCCTGTGTGGCGAGGTCGTGAGCATGAAATTCGCCCATTTGGTGACCCTAGAGCATCTGATTCAGCAAATCTTGACAGTACTGCTGAA TTACTGCTAAGAAGTGGTAGAAGTCCTGCTGAAGCTCTTATGATTCTCGTACCTGAGGCATACAAGAACCATCCAACACTATTGATAAAATACCCAGAG GTAATTGACTTTTATGACTACTACAAAGGACAAATGGAGGCTTGGGATGGACCTGCTTTACTCCTATTTAG tgATGGAAGGACAGTAGGAGCAACTCTTGATAGGAATGGGCTCCGTCCAGCACGCTATTGGAGAACATCAGATGACTTCGTTTATGTTGCATCTGAG GTTGGTGTTATACCGATGGACGAGTCGAAGGTAGTAATGAAAGGAAGATTAGGCCCTGGAATGATGATAACTGTTGACCTACAGACTGGACAG GTGCTTGAAAACACAGCAGTAAAGAAAAATGTAGCTTCATCAAATCCCTACGGAACTTGGTTGCAAGAACGCATGCGTTCAATAAAGCCTGTCAACTTCCTCTCCTCAACCATCATGGACAATGAGACTGTATTGAGACATCAACA GGCATTTGGCTATTCAAGTGAAGATGTGCAAATGGTGATTGAATCTATGGCTTCACAAGGAAAGGAACCAACATTTTGTATGGGCGATGACATTCCATTAGCTGTGTTGTCACAAAAGCCACACTTGTTATATGATTATTTCAAGCAGCGGTTTGCTCAG GTTACAAATCCTGCAATTGATCCACTAAGAGAAGGCTTAGTTATGTCTCTTGAAGTTAATATCGGTAAAAGAGGCAACATCTTGGAGGTTGGACCTGAAAATGCTGATCAG GTTGCCCTATCAAGCCCTGTGCTAAATGAAGGTGAACTAGAATCACTTTTGAAAGACTCAAAACTGAAGCCCAAAGTACTCTCAACGTACTTTGACATTCGTAAAGGTCTAGATGGTTCCCTTGATAGTACAATTAAGGCTCTTTGTGAGGAAGCGGATGCTGCTGTGCGGAGTGGTTGTCAACTTCTTGTGCTTTCTGACCGTTCTGAAGCACCT GAACCAACTCGGCCTGCAATACCAATTCTTCTGGCTGTTGGTGCCATCCACCAGCATTTGATTCAGAATGGACTTCGTATGTCTGCTTCTATTGTTGCTGATACTGCTCAGTGTTTCAGCACGCATCACTTTGCGTGTCTGATCGGATATGGTGCTAG TGCTGTGTGTCCTTATCTGGCACTAGAAACATGCCGGCAATGGAGGCTGAGCAACAAAACTGTTAATTTGATGCGGAATGGGAAGATGCCAACGGTGACTATTGAGCAGGCACAAAGAAACTTTATCAAG GCTGTAAAATCTGGCCTGCTCAAGATACTTTCAAAAATGGGTATCTCACTGCTATCAAG CTATTGTGGAGCTCAGATCTTTGAAATTTATGGTCTTGGTCAAGAAGTCGTCGATCTTGCCTTCTGTGGAAGTGTATCCAAAATTGGAGGGCTCACACTTGATGAG CTGGGTAGAGAAACCTTATCATTCTGGGTGAAGGCATTCTCAGAAGATACCGCGAAGAGACTAGAAAACTTTGGATTTATCCAATCCAGACCTGGAG GGGAATACCATGCAAATAATCCTGAGATGTCAAAGCTGCTGCACAAAGCAATTCGTGAAAAAAGTGATAATGCGTACACTGTCTACCAACAACACCTTGCAAGCCGTCCTGTCAAT GTCCTTCGAGATCTTCTTGAATTGAAGAGTGATCGTGCACCTATTCCTATTGGTAAAGTTGAGCCTGCAACCTCCATTGTTGAACGTTTTTGTACAGGTGGAATGTCCCTAGGAGCCATTTCAAGAGAAACACATGAAGCTATTGCAATTGCGATGAATAGGATAGGTGGAAAATCTAACTCAGGAGAAGGTGGTGAG GACCCTATCCGTTGGAATCCTCTCACAGATGTGGTAGATGGATATTCCTCGACACTTCCGCATCTCAAAGGTCTTCAGAACGGTGACACCGCCACAAGTGCCATCAAGCAG GTTGCATCTGGGCGTTTTGGAGTTACACCTACATTTTTAGTAAACGCTGAGCAAATTGAGATAAAGATTGCGCAAGGTGCAAAGCCTGGTGAAGGTGGTCAACTTCCTGGGAAAAAAGTCAGCGCATACATTGCTCGCCTAAGGAATTCCAAACCTGGAGTTCCTCTTATATCTCCACCTCCACACCATGACATCTATTCCATCGAGGATCTTGCACAGTTGATTTATGACCTCCATCAG ATCAATCCTAAAGCCAAGGTGTCCGTAAAGCTTGTAGCAGAAGCTGGAATTGGCACTGTAGCTTCTGGAGTTTCAAAGGCAAATGCAGACATAATTCAG ATATCAGGTCATGATGGTGGTACTGGAGCTAGCCCAATCAGCTCAATCAAACACGCTGGGGGTCCTTGGGAACTTGGTCTTACAGAAACGAATCAG ACACTCATACAAAATGGATTGAGAGAGAGGGTGGTACTTAGGGTGGACGGTGGATTCAGGAGTGGTCAAGATGTTcttatggctgctgccatgggTGCTGATGAATATGGTTTTGGTTCTGTAGCTATGATAGCTACTGGATGTGTCATGGCACGCATTTGCCACACAAACAATTGCCCAGTTGGAGTTGCTAGTCAG AGAGAAGAGCTTCGTGCCAGGTTTCCTGGTGTTCCTGGTGATCTTGTTAACTACTTCCTCTTTGTTGCAGAGGAG GTACGAGCTGCATTAGCCCAGTTGGGTTATGAGAAGCTGGATGATATCATCGGGCGAACAGATTTGCTTAAACCAAAGCATGTCTCTTTGGTGAAAACACAGCACATTGATCTTGGATACCTCTTATCT AATGCTGGATTGCCTGAATGGAGCAGCTCCAAGATTAGGAGCCAGGACGTCCACACTAATGGCCCTGTTCTTGATGAGACGATCCTTGCCGATCCAGAG ATAGCTGATGCGATTGAGAATGAGAAAGAGGTTTCCAAGACGTTTCAAATTTATAATGTTGATAGAGCTGTATGCGCAAGAGTAGCGGGTGTGATTGCCAAGAAGTATGGAGACACGGGCTTTGCAGGGCAGCTCAACATCAC GTTCAATGGAAGTGCAGGACAGTCTTTTGGTTGTTTTCTGACTCCTGGAATGAACGTCCGGCTAGTTGGAGAGGCCAACGATTATGTGGGAAAG GGTATGGCTGGTGGAGAACTGGTGGTGGTTCCTGTAGATAAAACAGGATTTGTTCCTGAGGATGCTACAATAGTTGGAAACACTTGTTTGTATGGAGCAACAGGTGGTCGAGTGTTTGTGAGAGGCAAGGCAGGAGAGAGATTTGCAGTTAGGAACTCTCTAGGCCAAGCAGTGGTTGAGGGCACTGGAGATCACTGCTTGGAGTACATGACTGGTGGTTGTGTAGTTGTACTTGGCAA GGTTGGGAGGAACGTTGCAGCTGGAATGACTGGTGGCCTTGCCTACATTCTGGATGAGGATGATACACTTGTCCCAAAG GTTAACAAGGAAATCGTCAAGATGCAGAGAGTGAATGCTCCGGCTGGGCAGATGCAGCTGAAGGGCTTGATCGAGGCTTATGTT GAAAAAACGGGCAGCGAGAAGGGCGCCGCAGTTTTGAGGGAATGGGAGGCATATTTGCCGCTCTTCTGGCAACTGGTACCGCCCAGCGAAGAAGACTCGCCTGAGGCTTGCGCAGAGTTCGAGAGAGTACTTGCCAAGCAAGCAACCACACAACTGTCTGCGACGTGA